A genomic region of Candidatus Polarisedimenticolia bacterium contains the following coding sequences:
- a CDS encoding DUF507 family protein gives MRLTRDQVEAMSQKIVRGLIRDELITADHPEKAIDLLAQVFAADLEAEERLNEEVHELLKNYSDEINRGMVNYQELFRKVKSKLARDRKLVIS, from the coding sequence ATGCGACTGACGCGCGACCAGGTCGAAGCGATGTCCCAGAAGATCGTCCGCGGTCTGATCCGCGACGAGCTGATCACCGCGGACCACCCGGAGAAGGCGATCGATCTCCTGGCCCAGGTGTTCGCCGCCGACCTGGAGGCGGAGGAGCGCCTGAACGAGGAGGTCCACGAGCTCCTCAAGAACTACTCGGACGAGATCAACCGCGGCATGGTCAACTACCAGGAGCTCTTCCGCAAGGTGAAGTCGAAGCTGGCGCGCGACCGCAAGCTGGTGATCTCGTGA
- the selB gene encoding selenocysteine-specific translation elongation factor, producing MSTPRQIVVGTAGHIDHGKSALVLALTGTDPDRLKEEKERGITIDIGFASLVLEDGTRLGFVDVPGHERFVKNMLAGVGGIDLVLLVIAADESIKPQTREHFDICRLLRIRHGIIVLTKSDLVEPDILDLVKLEAKEFAAGSFLESAPVVAVSSRTGAGLADLKSALRDLAARVPPRPAQGLMRLPVDRSFSIKGFGSVVTGTLIAGTIREGDEVAVLPHAITARVRGIEVFNQLTKEALPGQRTAVNLQGVEAGAVERGHLLTVPGILKPAPMLDVEIEVLPEPEAPLRDMARVRFHHGTLEAMARVKLLEGKAVPPGGSGFAQLRLESPVAALPGDRFILRRYSPPVTIAGGTVLHNQPPKLRPSAPGGRERFARLADPAPATRILTLLDEAGVSGIDSGGLRSLTGLDPEEIARELKEMVRSGRVVALPAPAVRYVEGEVWRALSARVVADLEAFHKKEPLKEGLPREELRTRLFDRTHPDVFKFMLADLVRAGAIRMEKDRVAASAHRIALSGPETALMEQIEGRFAAAGTNPPEPDDLAAALKADANQVARLFHLLLTRGRLVRIPDGKVFHARAIDDLKQRLWGQRDRSPVIDISEFKELSGTSRKNAIPLLEHFDQLRVTRREGNKRLILPPPGTPAH from the coding sequence ATGAGCACCCCCCGCCAGATCGTCGTCGGGACCGCCGGCCACATCGACCACGGCAAGAGCGCCCTGGTCCTGGCCCTCACCGGCACCGACCCCGACCGCCTCAAGGAAGAGAAAGAGCGGGGCATCACGATCGACATCGGGTTCGCCAGCCTCGTTCTCGAGGACGGCACGCGCCTCGGCTTCGTCGACGTCCCCGGCCACGAGCGCTTCGTCAAGAACATGCTGGCGGGGGTCGGCGGCATCGACCTCGTCCTGCTGGTCATCGCGGCCGACGAGTCGATCAAGCCGCAGACCCGGGAGCACTTCGACATCTGCCGCCTGCTGCGCATCCGGCACGGCATCATCGTGCTGACCAAGAGCGATCTGGTCGAGCCGGACATCCTGGATCTCGTGAAGCTCGAGGCGAAGGAGTTCGCCGCCGGGTCGTTCCTGGAGTCGGCCCCGGTCGTCGCCGTGAGCAGCCGGACCGGCGCCGGCCTGGCCGATCTGAAATCGGCCCTGCGGGACCTCGCCGCCCGGGTCCCGCCCCGCCCGGCGCAGGGGCTGATGCGCCTGCCCGTCGATCGCTCCTTCAGCATCAAGGGGTTCGGAAGCGTCGTCACCGGGACGCTCATCGCCGGCACGATCCGCGAGGGGGACGAGGTGGCGGTCCTGCCCCACGCGATCACCGCCCGCGTGCGCGGCATCGAGGTCTTCAACCAGCTGACGAAGGAGGCGCTCCCCGGCCAGCGGACGGCGGTGAATCTGCAAGGGGTCGAGGCCGGGGCGGTCGAGCGCGGGCATCTCCTGACCGTGCCCGGCATCCTGAAGCCGGCGCCCATGCTCGACGTCGAGATCGAAGTCCTGCCGGAGCCGGAGGCGCCGCTGCGGGACATGGCGCGCGTCCGCTTCCATCACGGCACGCTCGAGGCGATGGCGCGCGTGAAGCTGCTCGAAGGCAAGGCGGTCCCTCCCGGCGGCAGCGGCTTCGCCCAGCTGCGCCTCGAGAGCCCCGTGGCCGCCCTGCCGGGGGACCGGTTCATCCTGCGCCGATATTCACCCCCGGTGACGATCGCCGGGGGGACCGTTCTGCACAACCAGCCGCCCAAGCTGCGCCCGTCGGCACCGGGAGGGCGCGAGCGGTTCGCGCGGCTGGCCGATCCGGCGCCCGCGACCCGGATCCTGACCCTGCTGGACGAGGCCGGCGTGTCCGGCATCGACTCGGGCGGCCTGAGGTCCCTCACCGGACTCGATCCCGAGGAGATTGCCCGCGAGCTGAAGGAGATGGTGCGGTCCGGCCGGGTCGTGGCGCTGCCGGCGCCGGCCGTCCGTTACGTCGAGGGGGAGGTCTGGCGCGCCCTGTCCGCCCGCGTCGTGGCCGATCTCGAGGCGTTCCACAAGAAGGAGCCGTTGAAGGAAGGGCTCCCGCGTGAGGAGCTGCGCACCCGGCTGTTCGATCGAACCCATCCCGACGTCTTCAAATTCATGCTGGCCGACCTCGTGCGCGCCGGCGCCATCCGGATGGAGAAGGACCGGGTCGCCGCCTCCGCGCACCGGATCGCCCTGTCCGGGCCCGAGACGGCGCTCATGGAGCAGATCGAGGGACGCTTCGCCGCCGCCGGGACCAACCCGCCCGAGCCGGACGACCTGGCGGCGGCCCTCAAGGCCGACGCGAACCAGGTCGCGCGCCTGTTCCACCTGCTCCTGACGCGCGGGCGGCTGGTGCGGATCCCGGACGGCAAGGTGTTCCACGCCCGTGCCATCGATGACCTCAAGCAGCGCCTGTGGGGGCAGAGGGACAGAAGCCCGGTGATCGACATCTCCGAGTTCAAGGAGCTGAGCGGGACCAGCCGCAAGAACGCCATCCCGCTTCTGGAGCATTTCGACCAGCTGCGCGTGACGCGCCGCGAGGGGAACAAGAGGCTCATCCTGCCTCCGCCGGGGACCCCCGCTCATTGA
- a CDS encoding DUF507 family protein translates to MKLSHERCVHLSHLLINAMEDDDGIEFLGDLNDIRLRILNILESELIKEDEMEEAIRRKIAAQRRDLPEGSAEWDLLFRKYYDEEVKKVKRVRE, encoded by the coding sequence GTGAAGCTGAGCCACGAGCGCTGCGTCCACCTGTCCCACCTCCTGATCAACGCCATGGAGGACGACGACGGGATCGAGTTCCTGGGCGACCTCAACGACATCCGCCTGCGTATCCTGAACATCCTCGAGTCCGAGCTGATCAAGGAAGACGAGATGGAAGAGGCGATCCGCCGCAAGATCGCCGCGCAGAGACGTGACCTGCCGGAAGGCAGCGCCGAGTGGGACCTCCTGTTCCGCAAGTACTACGACGAGGAGGTCAAGAAGGTGAAACGGGTCCGCGAGTAA
- a CDS encoding RNA polymerase sigma factor RpoD/SigA has product MANRSFERSSCVSKYLQEISEFPLLTKEEEHAIAVRMGEMVGKDGSYHDLVKSNLSFVVKIASEYKNMGLPFEDLLNEGNIGLIEAAHHFDPSRGTKFITYAIWWIRKSILKALSQHSAMVRIPNYQLKKVRNVRNTERMLAKELGREADREEISKELRVTIAKIDEILQMKLRELSLDDKVGKDKDTPISDYLVDGRSVNPEDELIKNESQVVIRMALRSLTDQEQTVIINRFGLEGGRVFTLKEIGEKLGVSRERVRQIENQAKKRLRKLIARQQRTDGLTAARNGRAHSDEIPAARMREKDTLSH; this is encoded by the coding sequence ATGGCAAATCGTTCTTTCGAAAGAAGTTCCTGTGTTTCGAAGTACCTCCAGGAGATCAGCGAGTTCCCGCTGCTCACCAAGGAGGAAGAGCACGCCATAGCCGTCCGGATGGGCGAAATGGTTGGCAAGGACGGCTCCTATCACGACCTGGTCAAGTCCAACCTCAGCTTCGTCGTCAAGATTGCCAGCGAGTACAAGAACATGGGGCTGCCCTTCGAGGATCTCCTGAACGAAGGGAACATCGGCCTCATCGAGGCTGCCCACCACTTCGACCCCTCCCGCGGCACCAAGTTCATCACCTACGCCATCTGGTGGATCCGCAAATCGATCCTGAAGGCCCTCTCCCAGCACTCCGCCATGGTCCGCATCCCCAATTACCAGCTCAAGAAGGTCCGGAACGTCCGCAACACGGAGCGGATGCTGGCGAAGGAGCTGGGACGGGAGGCCGACCGGGAGGAGATCTCGAAAGAGCTCCGGGTCACGATCGCCAAGATCGACGAAATCCTGCAGATGAAGCTGCGGGAGCTGTCCCTCGACGACAAGGTCGGCAAGGACAAGGACACGCCCATCTCGGACTACCTGGTCGACGGCCGCTCGGTCAATCCCGAGGACGAGCTGATCAAGAACGAGAGCCAGGTGGTGATCCGCATGGCCCTGCGCAGCCTCACCGACCAGGAACAGACGGTGATCATCAACCGATTCGGCCTCGAGGGGGGGCGCGTCTTCACCCTCAAGGAGATCGGCGAGAAGCTCGGCGTGTCGCGCGAGCGGGTCCGGCAGATCGAGAACCAGGCGAAGAAGCGCCTGCGCAAGCTGATCGCGCGCCAGCAGCGCACCGACGGGCTGACGGCCGCGCGGAACGGCCGGGCGCACTCGGACGAGATTCCCGCGGCGCGCATGCGGGAGAAGGACACGCTGTCGCACTGA